A window of the Streptomyces sp. NBC_00250 genome harbors these coding sequences:
- a CDS encoding (2Fe-2S)-binding protein has protein sequence MRVNFTVNGRPQEADDVWEGESLLYVLRERMGLPGSKNACEQGECGSCTVRLDGVPVCSCLVAAGQVEGRDVVTVEGLAEFAKDRAEHAGCATGTCGTSLDAAKKWEAKPGQDSQTGEGVELSPIQQAFIDAGAVQCGFCTPGLLVAADEMLERNPSPTDADIREALSGNLCRCTGYEKILDAVRLAAARQERQGEAV, from the coding sequence ATGCGCGTCAATTTCACGGTCAACGGACGTCCGCAGGAAGCCGACGACGTCTGGGAGGGCGAGTCCCTCCTCTACGTCCTGCGTGAGCGGATGGGGCTCCCCGGCTCCAAGAACGCCTGCGAGCAGGGCGAGTGCGGTTCCTGCACGGTCCGCCTCGACGGAGTGCCCGTCTGTTCCTGTCTCGTCGCCGCCGGTCAGGTCGAGGGTCGCGACGTGGTCACCGTCGAAGGCCTCGCCGAGTTCGCCAAGGACCGCGCGGAGCACGCCGGTTGCGCCACCGGCACCTGCGGCACCTCGCTCGACGCCGCCAAGAAGTGGGAAGCCAAGCCGGGTCAGGACTCGCAGACCGGCGAGGGCGTCGAACTGTCCCCGATCCAGCAGGCGTTCATCGACGCCGGCGCCGTGCAGTGCGGCTTCTGCACCCCCGGTCTGCTGGTCGCGGCCGACGAGATGCTGGAGCGCAACCCGTCCCCGACGGACGCGGACATCCGCGAGGCGCTCTCCGGCAACCTCTGCCGCTGCACCGGTTACGAGAAGATCCTCGACGCGGTCCGCCTCGCGGCCGCTCGCCAGGAGCGTCAGGGAGAGGCGGTCTGA
- a CDS encoding FAD binding domain-containing protein, which yields MDFLRPASWEEALAAKAEHPTAVPLSGGTDVMVEINFDHRRPEYLLDLNRIELLREWEVGEENVRLGAAVPYTQIMENLRAELPGLALASHTVASPQIRNRGGVGGNLGTASPAGDAHPALLAAGAEVEVESVRGSRFIPIDEFYTGVKRNALQPDELIKTVHIKKADGPQQYSKVGTRNAMVIAVCAFGLALHPETRTVRTGIGSAAPTPIRAKEAEAFLNAALEEGGFWDNGKIITPSIAKQFADLCSGAANPIDDVRGTAKYRRHAVGIMARRQLGWTWEQYRGSGRTLEGAA from the coding sequence ATGGACTTCCTTCGCCCCGCCAGCTGGGAGGAGGCGCTCGCCGCCAAGGCAGAGCACCCCACGGCCGTGCCCCTTTCGGGTGGCACGGACGTCATGGTCGAGATCAATTTCGACCACCGGCGGCCCGAGTACCTCCTGGACCTGAACCGCATCGAGCTGCTGCGCGAGTGGGAGGTCGGCGAGGAGAACGTCCGCCTCGGCGCCGCCGTTCCGTACACCCAGATCATGGAGAACCTGCGGGCCGAGCTGCCCGGTCTCGCACTCGCCTCGCACACGGTCGCCTCCCCGCAGATCCGTAACCGCGGCGGCGTCGGCGGCAACCTCGGTACCGCGTCGCCCGCCGGCGACGCCCACCCGGCCCTGCTCGCCGCGGGCGCCGAGGTCGAGGTCGAGTCGGTGCGCGGCAGCCGGTTCATCCCCATCGACGAGTTCTACACGGGCGTGAAGCGCAACGCGCTCCAGCCCGACGAGCTCATCAAGACCGTCCACATCAAGAAGGCGGACGGCCCCCAGCAGTACTCCAAGGTCGGCACCCGCAACGCGATGGTCATCGCCGTCTGCGCCTTCGGCCTGGCCCTGCACCCGGAGACCCGGACGGTGCGTACCGGCATCGGTTCCGCCGCGCCGACCCCGATCCGCGCCAAGGAGGCCGAGGCCTTCCTGAACGCGGCTCTGGAGGAGGGCGGCTTCTGGGACAACGGCAAGATCATCACCCCGTCGATCGCGAAGCAGTTCGCCGACCTCTGCTCGGGCGCCGCCAACCCGATCGACGATGTCCGAGGCACCGCCAAGTACCGCCGTCACGCCGTCGGCATCATGGCCCGCCGCCAGCTCGGCTGGACCTGGGAGCAGTACCGCGGCAGCGGCCGCACGCTTGAGGGAGCTGCATAA
- a CDS encoding PucR family transcriptional regulator, whose product MRLRALLENDALGLRLLGGEDELDRTVRGVMTTDLKDPSRYLSGGELVLTGLAWLREPADAEPFARILASAGVAALAAGEAELGDIPDDLVEACSRHRLPLFAVNESVAFATITEHVVRQVSGERAGDLAAVVDRHRRLMTSGPAGGGPEVVLDLLGSDLDLRAWVLSPTGRQIAGAGEPLPASLAATLAGEHLAATRTGRRGPHRLSTGGTAYSLFPIRNTGRGAAPASRDVRETVLSDWLLAVEADAGDWPAARLDLLQGVTQLIAVERDRRDAARTVRRRLAQEVLELVQTGAAPAEIAARLRVAAPVLLPGLGTAPHWQVVVARVEWEQEAGQSSPVDAGPVAQALLEEILVDPATVGAESADRIAVAHSGDEAIALVPLAAGPLPDSEDEGPATALGLHADALLAAVRAPLSAGLADDGRLTLGVSAAVHSAEGLRGALEEARHARRVAAARPGRVCAAGHHELASHVLLLPFVPDDVRRAFTARLLDPLRDYDRRHRAELIPTLEAFLDCDGSWTRCATRLHLHVNTLRYRVGRIEQLTGRDLSRLEDKLDFFLALRMS is encoded by the coding sequence ATGCGGCTGCGCGCACTGCTGGAGAACGACGCGCTCGGGCTGCGCCTGCTCGGCGGCGAGGACGAGCTGGACCGCACCGTCCGCGGCGTGATGACGACGGACCTCAAGGACCCCAGCCGGTACCTGTCAGGCGGCGAGCTGGTGCTGACCGGCCTCGCCTGGCTGCGGGAGCCCGCCGACGCCGAGCCCTTCGCCCGCATCCTGGCCTCGGCCGGGGTCGCGGCCCTCGCGGCCGGCGAGGCGGAGCTCGGCGACATTCCCGATGATCTCGTAGAGGCGTGTTCACGCCATCGGCTGCCGCTCTTCGCGGTGAACGAGTCCGTTGCTTTCGCGACGATCACCGAGCACGTTGTTCGACAGGTCTCCGGCGAGCGGGCCGGCGACCTGGCGGCCGTGGTCGACCGGCACCGGCGGCTCATGACCTCGGGACCGGCGGGCGGCGGGCCCGAGGTGGTCCTCGACCTGCTCGGCTCCGACCTGGACCTCCGGGCCTGGGTCCTCTCCCCCACCGGCCGCCAGATCGCGGGCGCCGGCGAGCCCCTCCCGGCCTCCCTCGCCGCCACCCTGGCCGGTGAGCACCTGGCCGCCACCCGGACCGGACGGCGCGGCCCGCACCGTCTGAGCACCGGCGGGACGGCGTACTCCCTGTTCCCGATCCGCAACACCGGCCGGGGTGCCGCCCCCGCCTCCCGTGACGTGCGCGAGACGGTCCTCTCGGACTGGCTGCTCGCCGTCGAGGCGGACGCCGGGGACTGGCCGGCCGCCCGACTGGACCTGCTCCAGGGCGTCACGCAGCTGATCGCCGTCGAGCGGGACCGGCGCGACGCGGCCCGTACGGTACGGCGCCGGCTCGCCCAGGAGGTCCTGGAGCTGGTGCAGACGGGCGCCGCGCCCGCCGAGATCGCGGCCAGGCTGCGGGTCGCGGCCCCGGTGCTGCTGCCCGGCCTCGGCACGGCCCCGCACTGGCAGGTGGTCGTCGCCAGGGTCGAGTGGGAGCAGGAAGCCGGTCAGAGCTCCCCGGTGGACGCCGGCCCGGTCGCCCAGGCCCTCCTGGAGGAGATCCTCGTCGACCCGGCGACCGTGGGCGCCGAGTCCGCCGACCGGATCGCCGTCGCGCACAGCGGCGACGAGGCCATCGCCCTGGTCCCGCTGGCCGCGGGGCCGCTGCCGGACAGCGAGGACGAGGGCCCGGCCACCGCGCTGGGCCTGCACGCGGACGCGCTGCTCGCGGCCGTGCGCGCTCCGCTGTCGGCCGGTCTCGCCGACGACGGGCGGCTCACCCTCGGCGTCAGCGCGGCCGTGCACTCGGCGGAGGGCCTGCGCGGGGCCCTGGAGGAGGCCAGGCACGCCCGCCGGGTCGCCGCGGCCCGCCCGGGCCGGGTCTGCGCCGCCGGTCACCACGAGCTGGCCTCGCACGTCCTGCTGCTGCCGTTCGTGCCGGACGACGTCCGGCGCGCGTTCACGGCCCGGCTGCTCGACCCGCTGCGCGACTACGACCGCCGGCACCGTGCGGAGCTGATCCCGACCCTGGAGGCCTTCCTGGACTGCGACGGCTCCTGGACCCGCTGTGCGACCCGCCTCCACCTGCACGTGAACACGCTGCGTTACCGGGTGGGCCGGATCGAGCAGCTCACCGGCCGTGATCTGTCCCGTCTGGAGGACAAGCTCGACTTCTTCCTCGCCCTTCGGATGAGCTGA
- a CDS encoding GntR family transcriptional regulator, with translation MEQGAARERATERPSPPFGDDAARVPEQARPHEYARGEHTHGEPAAPAPASRVVRHSVRGQILDALRTALVGGELVPGEVYSAPALGERFGVSATPVREAMQRLAVEGAVEVVPNRGFRVTERTPRELAELAEIRALIEVPVMLRLARTVPAARWAELRPLAEATSTAAARGDRAHYAEADRAFHRAVLSLAGNEQLLAVADDLHRRSQWPLISAPAVRHGVLVADAAEHTALLDALIAHDLPVVEALVREHFTGSNT, from the coding sequence GTGGAGCAGGGCGCAGCGCGCGAGCGGGCGACGGAGAGGCCGTCCCCGCCCTTCGGCGACGACGCCGCCCGCGTCCCGGAACAGGCCCGACCCCACGAGTACGCGCGGGGCGAGCACACCCACGGCGAACCGGCCGCCCCCGCCCCTGCCTCCCGCGTCGTACGGCACTCCGTGCGCGGCCAGATCCTCGACGCCCTCCGTACCGCCCTCGTCGGCGGCGAGCTCGTCCCCGGCGAGGTGTACTCCGCGCCCGCCCTCGGTGAGCGTTTCGGCGTCTCGGCCACCCCGGTCCGTGAGGCCATGCAACGCCTCGCTGTCGAAGGCGCCGTCGAGGTCGTGCCGAACCGCGGGTTCCGCGTCACCGAGCGGACCCCGCGCGAACTCGCCGAACTCGCCGAGATCCGCGCGCTCATCGAGGTCCCCGTCATGCTGCGGCTCGCCCGCACGGTCCCGGCCGCCCGCTGGGCCGAGCTCCGCCCGCTCGCCGAGGCGACCTCGACCGCCGCCGCCCGGGGCGACCGCGCCCACTACGCCGAGGCCGACCGGGCCTTCCACCGGGCCGTCCTCTCCCTCGCGGGGAACGAGCAACTGCTCGCCGTCGCCGACGACCTCCACCGCCGCTCCCAGTGGCCCCTGATCAGCGCACCCGCCGTCCGCCACGGTGTGCTCGTCGCAGACGCCGCCGAGCACACCGCCCTGCTCGACGCCCTGATCGCCCACGACCTCCCGGTCGTGGAAGCCCTCGTCCGCGAACACTTCACCGGCTCGAACACCTGA